CGTGATCGTCGGCGTCGCCGCCCCCCTGGCGGTCCGCCGCTACCGCCGCACCGTCTGATCCGCCACGAGGTGCCGGGAGGCCGCGCGGATTGGTGACCATCCCCGGGTCGGAGCGGTGGCTCGCGTTTGATGGCGAGTGCGCCCAACACAACCGACCAGGGGAGGTCCCTCCCATGATGCGCGCGCTCGATCCCGAAGTCAGCGATGCGGTCTTCGTCACCCTCGAAGCCCTGCTGCCGGCGCCTCCCACGCACCGCATCGGAGGTGGACGACCAAGGGTCCCTGACCGGCTCATCTTCCGTGGTCTGCTGCAACGGATCGTCACCGGGGCCGCCTGGGAGACCATCGAGTTCCTGCTGGACCACCAGGTCTCTGACACCACCCTTCGAGCTCGCCGCGACGAATGGGTGCACGCCGGAGTCTTTGACCGGCTCGCCGCACAAGCCCGGGCCGCCTACGACACGATCATCGGTCTCGACACCGGCCACGTCGTCATCGACGGCAGCAACCACCTCGCTCCCTGCGGCGGCCCCGGCACCGGTGTCGGCCCAGGTCAGAAGGGCCGCCTCGGCTGGAAGTGGTGCACCGGCGTCGACGCCGCAGGCATCCCGCTGGCCTGGACCATCGACGGCGCGAACCGCAACGACTACAAGATGC
Above is a window of Iamia majanohamensis DNA encoding:
- a CDS encoding IS5 family transposase, with translation MMRALDPEVSDAVFVTLEALLPAPPTHRIGGGRPRVPDRLIFRGLLQRIVTGAAWETIEFLLDHQVSDTTLRARRDEWVHAGVFDRLAAQARAAYDTIIGLDTGHVVIDGSNHLAPCGGPGTGVGPGQKGRLGWKWCTGVDAAGIPLAWTIDGANRNDYKMLGPTLDAIAADPNHLKIGTLHLDRGFGYASLPDRLAGYDITAVDVIPRNHPGQGRTPLVGFGHRWVVERTNSWLSNFGQLRRNTDRRTEHRHAALCLATTLLITAKLIDHRNHHTRPIR